The following is a genomic window from Coriobacteriaceae bacterium.
AGCAGACGACGGTGCTGCTCGAGACCATGGCCGGCAAGGGTACCGAGGTGGGCCGCAGCTTTGAGGAGCTGGCGTGCATTATCGAGGGCGTTGCCGCCAAGTGCCCAGAGCTGTCCGATAAGCTGGGCGTTTGTTTGGACACCTGCCATGTGAGCGATGCCGGCTACGACATCATCCATGATCTGGACGGCGTACTCGACGAGTTCGACCGCGTGGTGGGTATCGATCGCTTGCATGCCGTACACATCAACGATTCGAAGAACCCTTGTGGCGCCCATAAAGATCGTCACGAGTGCATCGGCAAGGGATATCTTGGCAGCGAGGAATTTGGTGGCGGTATGCAGGTTATGCAGAATATTGTATCGAATGGCCACTTGCGTTCGCTGCCGTTTATTTTGGAGACTCCGAACGAACTTGCAGGTTATGCAGCTGAAATTAGACTATTAAGGTCATTGCAGCAGTAATGACTGTCACAAAGTAGAGTATTCCATTCACGTTATGGGTTTGTTTCAATCAGTTTTCTCATTGCAGATTCGTAATCCCGGGTGCATAATAGCCAACAGTTTTTGCAGACCTCTGAATCAAACGAGGTCACCGGAAGGAGACTGATTATGAAGCTGAAGAAGCTTGGCGCATTTGCCGCCACGGGTGCTATGGCGCTCGCCCTTGCTCTGACGGGCTGCGGTTCGTCCAACGCCACCTCTGGTTCTGATGCCGGTTCCAGCAGCTCTGACGACGCTAAGGTCGAGAAGGTCGACGGCTCCAAGGAGTACGCGCTCGTCAAGGACGGCACGCTGACCGTCGGCACCTCTGCCGAGTACGCGCCGTTTGAGTACAAGGATGACAACGGCGACTACCAGGGCTTTGACCTTGAGCTCATCAAGGCTATCGGTGACAAGCTGGGTCTGGATGTCGAGTACGTCAACAATGACTTTGACACGCTGGTTCCGGGCGTCGCTTCGGGCGCCAAGTATGACGTTTCCATCGCGGCTATCACCGACACGCCCGAGCGTGAGAAGGAAGTCACTTTCTCTGATTCCTACTACATGGACGATCAGGCTATCGTGACCAAGGTCGATAACACCGACATCACGGCCGACAACTACAGCGAGAAGCTCAACAACGCCGACGCTACCATCATCGTCCAGTCTGGCTCGACCGCCGAGGCCTTTGCCCAGGAGAACTTCCCCAAGGCCAAGATCGTCCCCTACAAGGACGCCACCGAGTGCTTCAGCGCCCTGCAGTCCGATAAGGGCGACGCCGTAGTCACCAACCGCTCCGTTGCCAGCCAGCTGACCGCCGAGCAGTTCAACACCTGCCAGACCATCAAGCAGATCAGCACCGGCGAGGAGTACGCCATCGCCATCAACCAGGGCAACACCAAGCTCAAGGACGACATCAACCAGGCTATCAAGGACCTGACCGACGACGGTACCGTCGACGCCCTCATGGCTAAGTACAATATCAAGTAAAATAACTACTTGATTGCGCGCGGGCCCTTTCCGTTTTGGCGGAAAGGGCCTTTGCGCTTCTCTTGACGGAGAGCGTTTCCGTCTCGTTTTGCCGGCAACTTCTACGATAGGAGCCACCTTGTCTCGACTGAACAAAGGGGCCGCGGAGCAGCGTTTTCCACTGCCCTCGATGCTCCAAAAGCTGGCCTGTGCCCTGGCTGTGGCGCTCGCCCTGGTATGCGCGGGGGCCTGCGTGCCCACGACCGCCCAGGCGCTTGAGACCGCAAAGATCACCGCCCGACCCAATACCGGTTCGGGTAGCGATGTGGTCGGCGGCACCGAGACGCGCATCACTTGGGAAGTTCAGGCCGATGCCGACGAGGAGCTGAGCGGTCTTTCGCTGACGTTTGTCGACGGCACGACGTTTGGTACCGATGACACGCGATTGACGATGCTCTCGGGCGAGGACCTCATGGATCGTACGCCCATGAAGCCCACGTGCAAGGCTGACGGCCAGACGCTCAAGATTGACTTTGGCGAGACGGCGCCTGCCGGCGGCTATTTCCGCGTCGAGGTTTACGGTGTGACGTTTCCCGTCGAGGGCGGCGATGAGGCCTTTAGCGGCACCTATACGCTCGCCGACGGTTCGACCAAGAAGATCTCCAAGATTCCGTCGGTGGAGATCAAGGGCGTGACGGCCTTCGATAACTTCCTGGCCGACCTTAAGGAGCAGCCGTGGGTCGAGGCGTGGAACTCCAATATGTTCCTGCGCCTGTTCCTGAACCCGGTCATTTTGGTCCAGAGCCTGCCGATCGTCTTCAAGGGCTTCCTTATGTCGCTTTCGATCGTGC
Proteins encoded in this region:
- a CDS encoding deoxyribonuclease IV, encoding MLTIGCHLSTTKGYRAMGETALSIGANTFAFFTRNPRGGKAKDLDMDDVAALRELMEQNDFGQLVAHAPYTYNPCSAKERAREFALEAMAEDLRRMEALPGNYYNFHPGAHVGQGSDAGIQMIVDTLCQVMFEGQQTTVLLETMAGKGTEVGRSFEELACIIEGVAAKCPELSDKLGVCLDTCHVSDAGYDIIHDLDGVLDEFDRVVGIDRLHAVHINDSKNPCGAHKDRHECIGKGYLGSEEFGGGMQVMQNIVSNGHLRSLPFILETPNELAGYAAEIRLLRSLQQ
- a CDS encoding ABC transporter substrate-binding protein gives rise to the protein MKLKKLGAFAATGAMALALALTGCGSSNATSGSDAGSSSSDDAKVEKVDGSKEYALVKDGTLTVGTSAEYAPFEYKDDNGDYQGFDLELIKAIGDKLGLDVEYVNNDFDTLVPGVASGAKYDVSIAAITDTPEREKEVTFSDSYYMDDQAIVTKVDNTDITADNYSEKLNNADATIIVQSGSTAEAFAQENFPKAKIVPYKDATECFSALQSDKGDAVVTNRSVASQLTAEQFNTCQTIKQISTGEEYAIAINQGNTKLKDDINQAIKDLTDDGTVDALMAKYNIK
- a CDS encoding ABC transporter permease subunit (The N-terminal region of this protein, as described by TIGR01726, is a three transmembrane segment that identifies a subfamily of ABC transporter permease subunits, which specificities that include histidine, arginine, glutamine, glutamate, L-cystine (sic), the opines (in Agrobacterium) octopine and nopaline, etc.), which produces MSRLNKGAAEQRFPLPSMLQKLACALAVALALVCAGACVPTTAQALETAKITARPNTGSGSDVVGGTETRITWEVQADADEELSGLSLTFVDGTTFGTDDTRLTMLSGEDLMDRTPMKPTCKADGQTLKIDFGETAPAGGYFRVEVYGVTFPVEGGDEAFSGTYTLADGSTKKISKIPSVEIKGVTAFDNFLADLKEQPWVEAWNSNMFLRLFLNPVILVQSLPIVFKGFLMSLSIVLVAFPLAIPFGFALSLMRISKSRILRCLAGIYVNIIRGTPAFLQIYIAFFGLPLAGVKVDDYVLGVIVMAMNSSAYLCEIFRAGIQSIPKGQNEAARSLGMNAFQTLLYVMIPQTFRNVLPTLTSEFILLYKDTSLLAAVGVVEIVMNARTIVATTGSITPYVVAALFYLVITLPLARLVSGLEARLLGTTETKKKRPAKSAGQVVATPADHIAGL